The Lentzea guizhouensis genome contains a region encoding:
- a CDS encoding TetR/AcrR family transcriptional regulator: MAIRGGQDEALLAVTTGQPQVKERVDAARNRARVLAAAEQVFAAKDARQVTMEDIARAAGVGRATLYRRYPDPASIAAALLDEHERQLQEQMLRGEPPLGPGATPSDRLAAFYGAMTSLLDRHLHLVLGAEVGDARFGTGAYGFWRMHVRALLVEAGVAEPDGLVEVLLAPLAPEVYREQRRRGVTQAQIAASLAWMSHRLLAP, from the coding sequence ATGGCCATCAGGGGCGGACAGGACGAGGCCCTGCTCGCGGTGACGACCGGGCAGCCGCAGGTCAAGGAGCGCGTCGACGCCGCACGCAACCGTGCGCGTGTGCTCGCGGCGGCGGAACAGGTGTTCGCGGCCAAGGACGCGCGGCAGGTCACGATGGAGGACATCGCCCGTGCCGCCGGTGTCGGCAGGGCGACGCTGTACCGCCGTTATCCCGACCCGGCCTCGATCGCCGCGGCCTTGCTGGACGAGCACGAACGGCAGCTGCAGGAGCAGATGCTGCGCGGTGAGCCACCGCTCGGGCCCGGCGCGACGCCGTCCGACCGGCTCGCGGCGTTCTACGGCGCGATGACCTCGTTGCTGGACAGGCACCTGCACCTCGTGCTGGGCGCCGAGGTCGGAGACGCGCGGTTCGGCACGGGTGCCTACGGGTTCTGGCGGATGCACGTGCGGGCGTTGCTGGTCGAGGCCGGGGTGGCGGAGCCGGACGGTCTGGTCGAGGTGCTGCTGGCGCCGCTGGCGCCGGAGGTCTACCGGGAGCAGCGCCGTCGTGGCGTCACGCAGGCGCAGATCGCGGCCTCGCTGGCCTGGATGAGCCACCGCCTGCTCGCGCCGTGA
- a CDS encoding sensor histidine kinase: protein MKAAGDLAVVLLVAALGAWRELSDPPHLVSAPVTFHLAVHLLAAAALWWRRTHPSRSAAVIAFLCLLTPTYATFAAAFWVAAHSRHRWLAANLPAAWLIGTWSPDPTTPALITVAALTGLHLGTRQAHALLTERARADERARLATELHDVVTHRLNLMVLHSGALRVAAKTQDVRKAADDLRTAGLQALAEHRDLAAVLRSNHTTRIPDVLPDELASLVAATGLTVTLTEHGDAGTISPAVRRTMYRVVQESLTNVHKHAPGAETTITIHSGPNSVRAVIRNTAPPATPDPLPVSGTGLLGLRGRVEMVGGTLTAGPTSDGGYEVDAVLPALLPT, encoded by the coding sequence GTGAAAGCGGCCGGCGACCTGGCAGTGGTGCTGCTCGTGGCAGCCCTGGGCGCCTGGCGGGAGCTGAGCGACCCGCCCCACCTGGTCTCCGCACCGGTGACGTTCCACCTCGCGGTCCACCTGCTGGCGGCCGCCGCCCTGTGGTGGCGCCGCACCCACCCGTCGCGTTCGGCGGCGGTAATCGCTTTCCTCTGCCTGCTCACCCCGACCTACGCCACCTTCGCCGCGGCCTTCTGGGTGGCCGCCCACTCCCGCCACCGCTGGCTCGCCGCCAACCTCCCCGCGGCCTGGCTCATCGGCACCTGGTCCCCCGACCCCACCACCCCGGCCCTGATCACCGTCGCCGCCCTCACCGGCCTGCACCTCGGCACCCGGCAGGCCCACGCCCTGCTCACCGAACGCGCCCGCGCCGACGAACGCGCCCGCCTGGCCACCGAACTGCACGACGTCGTCACCCACCGCCTGAACCTGATGGTCCTGCACTCCGGCGCCCTCCGCGTGGCCGCCAAGACCCAGGACGTCCGCAAGGCCGCCGACGACCTCCGCACCGCCGGCCTCCAGGCCCTCGCCGAACACCGCGACCTGGCCGCGGTCCTGCGCTCCAACCACACCACCCGCATCCCCGACGTCCTCCCCGACGAGCTCGCCAGCCTGGTCGCCGCCACCGGTCTCACCGTCACCCTCACCGAACACGGCGACGCGGGCACCATCTCCCCCGCCGTCCGCCGCACGATGTACCGCGTCGTCCAGGAGTCCCTCACCAACGTCCACAAACACGCACCGGGCGCCGAAACCACCATCACCATCCACAGTGGACCGAACAGCGTCCGCGCCGTCATCCGCAACACCGCCCCGCCCGCCACACCGGACCCGCTGCCCGTCTCCGGCACCGGCCTGCTCGGCCTGCGCGGCCGCGTCGAGATGGTGGGCGGCACCCTGACCGCCGGCCCCACCTCGGACGGCGGCTACGAGGTCGACGCCGTCCTCCCGGCCCTGCTCCCGACCTGA
- a CDS encoding VanZ family protein, whose translation MDQVGWVADAVRQTFTDPVTAAGVLAGAVLLGLGAWAAARRFWWRPVLSVLAGISLGVVLGVTFFRSAPSWALTGSQFCHFTGFSLSGPNELLNVVLFVPLVFFAALATYRPVAVLCAAVALSAVIEVVQPLTGRGMCETQDFLNNGVGALVAAGVAAGWLTLRR comes from the coding sequence GTGGATCAGGTGGGGTGGGTCGCCGACGCGGTCCGGCAGACGTTCACGGACCCGGTGACCGCGGCGGGCGTGCTCGCCGGCGCGGTGCTGCTGGGACTGGGTGCGTGGGCGGCGGCACGGCGGTTCTGGTGGCGGCCGGTGCTGTCGGTGCTGGCCGGGATCTCGCTCGGTGTGGTGCTCGGGGTGACGTTCTTCCGCTCGGCGCCCTCGTGGGCGCTCACCGGCTCGCAGTTCTGTCATTTCACCGGTTTCTCGCTGTCAGGGCCGAACGAGCTGTTGAACGTCGTGCTGTTCGTGCCGTTGGTGTTCTTCGCGGCGCTGGCGACGTACCGGCCGGTGGCGGTGTTGTGCGCGGCGGTGGCGTTGAGCGCGGTGATCGAGGTCGTGCAGCCGTTGACGGGCCGCGGGATGTGCGAGACGCAGGACTTCCTCAACAACGGCGTGGGCGCGCTGGTGGCCGCGGGTGTCGCCGCAGGGTGGCTGACGTTGCGCCGGTAA
- a CDS encoding NAD(P)/FAD-dependent oxidoreductase, which produces MAPRVLVLGTGFAGFHCLRTLERELPPDAAELVAVNPADYMLYIPLLPEVSGGVLDPRRVAVPLRNLLKRTKLVLGAATAVSLAERQVRVTDVEGRERTFEFDRLLMASGSVTRLLSIPGVAEHAKGFRTVAEAIHLRDHVLRQLELADQSDDLEEKRARCTFVVVGAGYTGTEVVAQTQLMTKDAWRHLPGLKDVRPRWILVDIAPRVLPGLDPRLSAPTHKVLTRRGAEIRLKTSVSSMTGTCVRLSDGSEIPTRTVVWCVGVRPDPLVGTMNVSETKGRIDTDTQLRVCEDVWAAGDVAAVPDLTMPGEITAMTAQHAERQGRVAGLNIAASLGFGKAREYKHHDLGFVVDLGGWQAVANPLHVPLRGLVAKLVARGYHLMDLPFGRIRTAANWVTELGAGRQITHFGVVPDRGLSLAQADLPPHAAGSG; this is translated from the coding sequence ATGGCTCCGCGGGTGCTGGTGCTGGGTACGGGTTTCGCCGGGTTCCACTGCCTGCGCACGCTGGAGCGCGAGCTGCCGCCGGACGCCGCTGAGCTCGTCGCGGTCAACCCGGCGGACTACATGCTCTACATCCCGCTGCTGCCGGAGGTCTCCGGTGGTGTGCTGGACCCCAGGCGGGTCGCGGTGCCGTTGCGGAACCTGTTGAAGCGCACGAAGCTCGTGCTCGGCGCGGCGACCGCCGTCTCGCTGGCCGAACGCCAGGTGCGGGTCACCGACGTGGAGGGGCGGGAGCGGACGTTCGAGTTCGACCGGCTGCTGATGGCGTCGGGCAGCGTCACCCGGCTGCTGTCGATCCCGGGGGTCGCCGAGCACGCCAAGGGTTTCCGCACGGTCGCCGAGGCGATCCACCTGCGCGACCACGTGCTGCGCCAGCTGGAGCTCGCCGACCAGTCCGACGACCTGGAGGAGAAACGGGCGCGGTGCACGTTCGTGGTCGTGGGTGCGGGCTACACGGGCACCGAGGTGGTCGCCCAGACGCAGCTGATGACCAAGGACGCGTGGCGGCACCTGCCCGGCCTGAAGGACGTGCGGCCGCGGTGGATCCTCGTCGACATCGCGCCACGCGTGCTGCCCGGTCTGGACCCGCGGCTGTCCGCGCCGACGCACAAGGTGCTCACCCGGCGTGGTGCGGAGATCCGGCTGAAGACCAGCGTGTCGTCGATGACCGGCACGTGCGTGCGGCTGTCGGACGGCAGCGAGATCCCGACGCGCACGGTCGTGTGGTGTGTCGGTGTGCGGCCGGATCCGTTGGTGGGCACGATGAACGTGTCCGAGACCAAGGGCCGCATCGACACCGACACGCAGCTGCGGGTGTGCGAGGACGTGTGGGCGGCCGGTGACGTCGCGGCGGTGCCCGACCTGACGATGCCGGGCGAGATCACCGCGATGACCGCCCAGCACGCGGAACGGCAGGGACGGGTCGCCGGGCTCAACATCGCCGCGTCGCTGGGGTTCGGCAAAGCGCGCGAGTACAAGCACCACGACCTGGGGTTCGTGGTCGACCTCGGCGGCTGGCAGGCGGTGGCGAACCCGTTGCACGTGCCGTTGCGGGGCCTGGTCGCCAAGCTGGTCGCACGCGGCTACCACCTGATGGACCTGCCGTTCGGGCGGATCAGGACGGCGGCGAACTGGGTGACCGAGCTCGGCGCAGGGCGGCAGATCACGCACTTCGGCGTGGTGCCGGACCGCGGGCTCTCGCTGGCGCAGGCCGATCTCCCGCCGCACGCCGCCGGGTCCGGCTGA
- a CDS encoding TIGR02452 family protein, translated as MSRRLRAIAHETVAIAERGSYRTATGTVTLDVTPAVAGTRLYLPGDALELPQRGEIPRIDVTDESTLEATRRLGGDVAALVFASARNPGGGFLNGAQAQEESVARASALHPCLRAAGEFYAHHRAHEDLGYSDRVIYSPRVPVFRDDRGELLPGAYPVSFLTAAAPNLGAIRRSQPERAEAVPEQLRGRAIRVLQVAAAHGHRRLVLGAWGCGVFGNDPATVARAFQRALQECRFFDDVVFAVFDRQKGTPVLAAFREVFAGGR; from the coding sequence ATGAGCAGAAGGCTGAGAGCGATCGCCCACGAGACGGTGGCGATCGCGGAACGCGGTTCCTACCGCACCGCAACGGGAACGGTGACCCTCGACGTCACGCCCGCGGTGGCCGGGACCCGGTTGTACCTCCCGGGCGACGCCCTCGAACTGCCGCAGCGGGGGGAGATCCCGCGCATCGACGTCACCGACGAGTCGACGTTGGAAGCGACTCGAAGACTCGGCGGGGACGTGGCGGCGCTGGTGTTCGCCTCGGCGCGCAACCCCGGCGGCGGGTTCCTCAACGGGGCGCAGGCGCAGGAGGAGAGCGTGGCGCGGGCGTCGGCGCTCCACCCCTGCCTGCGGGCGGCCGGTGAGTTCTACGCCCACCACCGCGCGCACGAGGACCTCGGCTACAGCGACCGGGTCATCTACTCGCCGCGGGTGCCGGTGTTCCGCGACGACCGGGGTGAGCTGTTGCCGGGTGCGTACCCGGTGTCGTTCCTCACCGCCGCCGCGCCGAACCTCGGGGCGATCCGGCGCAGCCAGCCGGAACGGGCGGAGGCCGTGCCCGAGCAGCTGCGCGGACGCGCCATCCGGGTGCTGCAGGTCGCCGCCGCCCACGGGCACCGGCGGCTCGTGCTCGGCGCGTGGGGCTGCGGGGTCTTCGGCAACGACCCGGCGACCGTGGCGCGGGCGTTCCAGCGGGCCTTGCAGGAGTGCCGGTTCTTCGACGACGTGGTGTTCGCCGTGTTCGACCGGCAGAAGGGCACGCCGGTCCTGGCCGCGTTCCGCGAGGTCTTCGCTGGCGGCCGTTGA
- a CDS encoding ATP-binding protein translates to MDAGPVGRADELSRPSGLVRAATGGRGGLAWVQGELGAGGSTLADEMTARADGCLVLRAAQDDAHLSGDRLALGYALHASTLVASAPEAVDRIDDALAVLGEDPESVDLRLLLVDNRLTYLAGLGRWEEALAALPGALVLAERAGSFRGASLLATAAEVGYEHGDWDDALVHLGGIDTEFVGNGSNLNPAGIGALIALHRGDQAAAETYLQVAGGGRRRPAGRAGPADAMARPVRRARSAHPPAGAAPPGAARAGRR, encoded by the coding sequence ATGGACGCCGGACCTGTCGGCCGCGCGGACGAGCTGTCGCGGCCGAGTGGGCTGGTACGTGCGGCCACCGGTGGCCGCGGCGGTCTCGCCTGGGTGCAGGGCGAGCTGGGGGCCGGTGGTTCCACCCTGGCCGACGAGATGACCGCCCGTGCCGACGGGTGCCTGGTGCTGCGGGCGGCCCAGGACGACGCCCACCTCAGCGGTGACCGGCTCGCGCTCGGGTACGCGCTGCACGCCTCGACACTGGTGGCCTCCGCGCCGGAGGCGGTGGACCGGATCGACGACGCGCTGGCCGTGCTCGGCGAGGACCCCGAGTCGGTGGACCTGCGGCTGCTGCTGGTCGACAACCGGCTGACCTACCTCGCGGGCCTCGGCCGGTGGGAGGAGGCGCTGGCGGCGCTGCCGGGCGCGCTGGTGCTGGCCGAACGCGCCGGTTCGTTCCGCGGTGCGAGCCTGCTGGCCACCGCCGCGGAGGTCGGGTACGAGCACGGCGACTGGGACGACGCGCTGGTCCACCTCGGCGGGATCGACACGGAGTTCGTCGGCAACGGCTCGAACCTGAACCCGGCGGGCATCGGCGCGTTGATCGCGTTGCACCGCGGCGACCAGGCGGCGGCGGAGACGTACCTGCAGGTCGCGGGCGGAGGTCGGCGGCGACCTGCGGGCCGCGCTGGACCTGCTGACGCCATGGCTCGGCCAGTCAGGCGTGCCCGGTCAGCGCACCCGCCAGCAGGTGCTGCCCCACCTGGTGCGGCTCGCGCTGGCCGCCGGTGA
- a CDS encoding DUF4082 domain-containing protein produces MRRLAALVLALVLLPIAPAHAADRPYAMIHSPSDDTSVPLNTPLVLAGGAVNGESGGITTVEFSTDGVNWTSVDAHTERWSAVLHPSVPGPVTILARARTASTLGPVTAQRTIHVGGTTTPPLYDETLLQLPDRPTHPMINDPDTAAVELGLRTRFDRPGSVTALVIRRGDHTGPVTARVWSPDGTLLAEQAAPGAQYSQRITFSTPIPVQPGLDYVVSYYTPAGGYAASEDYFAAGVANAPVYAGVDAGVHRYGGGFPTDTWHASNYWVAPVFQP; encoded by the coding sequence ATGAGACGATTAGCCGCCCTCGTGCTGGCACTGGTCCTCCTCCCGATCGCACCCGCGCACGCGGCGGACCGCCCCTACGCGATGATCCACTCGCCGAGCGACGACACCTCGGTCCCGTTGAACACCCCGCTGGTGCTCGCCGGCGGCGCGGTGAACGGGGAGTCCGGTGGCATCACCACCGTCGAGTTCTCCACCGACGGCGTCAACTGGACGAGCGTCGACGCGCACACCGAACGCTGGTCGGCCGTGCTGCACCCGAGCGTGCCCGGCCCGGTCACGATCCTGGCGCGCGCCCGCACGGCCTCGACGCTCGGCCCGGTCACCGCCCAGCGCACGATCCACGTCGGCGGCACGACGACACCGCCGTTGTACGACGAGACCCTGCTCCAGCTGCCCGACCGGCCGACCCACCCGATGATCAACGACCCCGACACCGCCGCCGTCGAGCTCGGCCTGCGCACCCGGTTCGACCGGCCCGGCTCGGTGACGGCGCTGGTCATCCGGCGCGGCGACCACACAGGCCCGGTGACGGCGCGGGTGTGGTCGCCGGACGGGACGTTGCTCGCCGAGCAGGCCGCGCCCGGCGCCCAGTACTCGCAGCGGATCACCTTCAGCACCCCGATCCCGGTCCAGCCGGGCCTCGACTACGTCGTCTCCTACTACACACCGGCCGGCGGGTACGCGGCCTCCGAGGACTACTTCGCCGCCGGCGTGGCGAACGCGCCCGTCTACGCAGGCGTCGACGCCGGTGTCCACCGCTACGGCGGAGGGTTCCCCACCGACACCTGGCACGCCAGCAACTACTGGGTGGCGCCGGTCTTCCAGCCGTGA
- a CDS encoding DMT family transporter — protein sequence MYFALLAAALLVGCLLAVQASVNLQLNKAVGTPYGASTLQLSVATALLAVLAVAAGTIGAAGLVPDVEPWHLLGGLASPLYITSGILLFPRLGALAAVGLFVTGQMFASLALDLFGLVGVPQQPLTLGITVGAIAVLAGITVIIRGQLTAQKTAVPAPAGGGTAVATKAAGTSVKQAGWIVLGIVAGAVLPVQGAVNAKLRADLEAPITVAVISFVVATTAIAVVLVVMRALNRTPAPKLAPLTTMPWWGWLGGACAAAYVTATFMLIPEIGAATTVALTVTGQQLASALIDSRGLFRMPRRPFTPVRIAGLALLVVGSALVQLT from the coding sequence GTGTACTTCGCGCTCTTGGCGGCAGCGCTGCTGGTCGGGTGTCTGCTCGCGGTGCAGGCGTCGGTGAACCTCCAGCTGAACAAAGCGGTCGGCACGCCGTACGGCGCCTCGACGCTGCAGCTCAGCGTGGCCACCGCACTGCTCGCGGTCCTCGCCGTCGCGGCCGGCACGATCGGTGCCGCCGGTCTCGTGCCCGACGTCGAGCCGTGGCACCTGCTGGGCGGCCTGGCGAGCCCGCTCTACATCACCAGCGGCATCCTGCTGTTCCCACGCCTGGGCGCGCTGGCGGCGGTCGGGCTCTTCGTGACCGGCCAGATGTTCGCCTCGCTCGCACTCGACCTCTTCGGGCTGGTCGGTGTGCCGCAGCAACCGCTCACGCTCGGCATCACGGTCGGCGCGATTGCCGTGCTGGCAGGTATCACCGTGATCATCCGCGGTCAGCTCACCGCCCAGAAGACCGCCGTACCCGCTCCGGCCGGTGGTGGCACCGCCGTCGCGACCAAGGCGGCCGGCACGAGCGTGAAGCAGGCAGGCTGGATCGTGCTCGGCATCGTCGCCGGTGCCGTGCTGCCGGTCCAGGGCGCGGTCAACGCGAAGCTGCGCGCCGACCTCGAGGCCCCGATCACCGTCGCGGTGATCAGCTTCGTGGTGGCCACCACCGCCATCGCGGTCGTGCTGGTGGTCATGCGCGCGCTCAACCGCACGCCCGCGCCGAAACTGGCACCGCTCACGACGATGCCGTGGTGGGGCTGGCTCGGCGGCGCGTGTGCCGCGGCCTACGTCACCGCGACGTTCATGCTCATCCCCGAGATCGGCGCCGCCACCACGGTCGCGCTCACCGTCACCGGCCAGCAGCTGGCCTCCGCGCTGATCGACAGCCGCGGCCTGTTCCGGATGCCGCGCCGGCCGTTCACCCCGGTCCGCATCGCCGGGCTTGCGTTGCTCGTGGTCGGTTCCGCGCTCGTCCAACTCACCTGA
- a CDS encoding YlcI/YnfO family protein → MDLTPYVASLGRELLTAAEMGSGEDSALVERLTVSMESAIRLALLEALSAAADEITADLAPDSVQVLLRGRDPRFVVTRRAPEPPAEVAPEPAPAPAEDPSGYEDGATVRINVRLPEQLKAAIDEAAAKEGRSINAWLVRAATAQLAPKREAGGTESWLGGVAASQRFTGWVR, encoded by the coding sequence ATGGATCTGACCCCGTATGTGGCTTCCCTCGGCCGCGAACTGCTGACCGCCGCCGAGATGGGCAGTGGCGAGGACAGTGCGCTGGTCGAGCGGTTGACCGTGTCGATGGAGTCGGCGATCCGGCTGGCGCTGCTCGAGGCGCTTTCCGCCGCAGCCGACGAGATCACCGCGGACCTGGCACCGGACTCGGTGCAGGTGCTGCTGCGGGGCCGTGACCCCAGGTTCGTCGTGACCCGCCGTGCACCGGAGCCGCCGGCCGAGGTCGCGCCGGAGCCCGCCCCGGCACCCGCCGAGGACCCCTCCGGCTACGAGGACGGCGCCACCGTGCGCATCAACGTCCGCCTGCCGGAGCAGCTCAAGGCCGCGATCGACGAGGCCGCGGCGAAGGAGGGCCGTTCGATCAACGCGTGGCTCGTCCGCGCCGCGACGGCCCAGCTGGCACCGAAGCGGGAGGCCGGCGGCACCGAGTCCTGGCTCGGTGGCGTCGCCGCCTCGCAGCGCTTCACCGGCTGGGTCCGCTAA
- a CDS encoding helix-turn-helix domain-containing protein — MLPHLVRLALAAGDREVAVAVTEVARADAEADPQVGDAGKGLSNPDIAAELFLSRRAVQTQVSNVLGRLGLSSRLEIVRMAASA; from the coding sequence GTGCTGCCCCACCTGGTGCGGCTCGCGCTGGCCGCCGGTGACCGGGAGGTCGCGGTGGCCGTGACCGAGGTGGCCCGTGCCGACGCGGAGGCCGATCCACAGGTCGGCGACGCGGGGAAGGGCCTGTCGAACCCGGACATCGCCGCTGAGCTGTTCCTCTCCCGGCGCGCGGTCCAGACCCAAGTGTCGAACGTCCTGGGCAGGCTCGGCCTGAGCTCGCGGCTGGAGATCGTGCGGATGGCGGCCAGCGCCTGA
- a CDS encoding MFS transporter, with amino-acid sequence MWGRRSLLVGALFGSAAALFAFAVTANLGLLEVLGVPAVLAAFLLTRGVLFGGALAALPVAAQSYVADVTHGQEERVRGLSRVGASLGLGLVLGPAVGGLLGRFGLLTALYVAPVVLVVVGLVVLFGLPEETRHADRPQPRGVRMRDPRMWPFLVLGTAIYLSISLLSMSTGFLLQDRLGLDGPRTAELTGVVLLAGGLPMLLVQGFVVPRLGWSPLRLLRSGLPLTGIAFTMIVFAPNLMTVVVASVLSGVGHSLAVPGYTSAPSLLFGPDEQGGVAGMIGSANAVVLMVGPLVATGLYELRPEAPFAAGAVVLFGAFVFALLHPGVRLRTHAGNG; translated from the coding sequence GTGTGGGGCCGCAGGTCGTTGCTGGTCGGCGCGCTGTTCGGCAGCGCGGCGGCGTTGTTCGCGTTCGCGGTGACGGCGAACCTCGGGCTGCTGGAGGTGCTGGGCGTGCCGGCGGTGCTGGCCGCGTTCCTGTTGACCAGGGGCGTGCTGTTCGGGGGTGCGCTCGCGGCGTTGCCGGTGGCGGCGCAGTCGTACGTCGCGGACGTGACGCACGGGCAGGAGGAAAGGGTCAGGGGCCTCTCGCGGGTGGGGGCGAGTCTCGGGCTCGGGTTGGTGCTCGGACCGGCGGTCGGCGGGCTGCTCGGCCGGTTCGGGCTGCTCACCGCGCTCTACGTGGCACCGGTGGTGCTGGTGGTGGTCGGGTTGGTCGTCCTCTTCGGACTGCCGGAGGAGACCAGGCACGCCGACCGGCCACAGCCCCGCGGGGTGCGGATGCGCGATCCGCGCATGTGGCCGTTCCTGGTGCTGGGTACGGCGATCTACCTGTCGATCAGCCTGCTGTCGATGAGCACGGGTTTCCTCCTGCAGGACCGGCTGGGGCTCGACGGGCCGAGGACAGCGGAGCTCACCGGGGTCGTGCTGCTCGCCGGTGGCCTGCCGATGCTGCTGGTGCAGGGCTTCGTGGTGCCGCGGCTGGGCTGGTCGCCCCTCAGACTCCTGCGGAGCGGCCTGCCGTTGACCGGCATCGCGTTCACGATGATCGTGTTCGCGCCGAACCTGATGACGGTGGTCGTGGCCTCGGTGCTGTCGGGCGTGGGGCACAGCCTGGCCGTGCCCGGCTACACCTCGGCGCCGTCGTTGCTGTTCGGACCGGACGAACAGGGTGGCGTGGCCGGCATGATCGGCTCGGCCAACGCCGTCGTGCTCATGGTCGGGCCCCTCGTCGCGACCGGGCTGTACGAGCTGAGGCCGGAGGCACCGTTCGCGGCAGGCGCGGTGGTGTTGTTCGGGGCGTTCGTGTTCGCGCTGCTCCACCCCGGTGTGCGGTTGCGGACCCACGCCGGGAACGGGTAG
- a CDS encoding GMC family oxidoreductase, protein MIDYDFIVVGGGTAGSVLAARLSANPAHTVLLLEAGHLGTPAAPTAHVRAHRSSYDAWEEAGATGWNFLNLVPYLKRAEHAAGMDPRWRGHGGPMAVGPGPMAEPGSFYDACYRAAEEAGAPFTADGNGRVAEGVARTEMNLVGFIPQSAYAAYLKPLRRPNLTVLTGARARQLLFDGRRCTGVEYVVSGRPRIAFASCEVLLTAGAIGSAQLLLLSGVGPADHLRDNGIDVVHDLPGVGGNLQDHPFAYVTYTSRISADDGRVPDTPQVLLRSDPIEDPDLRLVFTHFALPNGLPENGYSVMFSLQRPHSRGSVRLAGTDPHDVPVVDPGHYRDPRDLDLMVTALRRAREMGEAKALSRWRVGEFRPGASMASDEELRAYVRAVTGSFRHFAGTCAIGRVVDPALRVHGVDGVRVADASVMPTIVAANPSASVLAIAERAAVLVAHELEAEQLGRATG, encoded by the coding sequence ATGATCGACTACGACTTCATCGTCGTCGGCGGTGGCACGGCGGGAAGCGTGCTGGCCGCCCGGCTGTCGGCGAACCCGGCGCACACGGTCCTGCTGCTCGAAGCCGGCCACCTCGGCACCCCGGCCGCGCCCACGGCCCACGTCCGCGCGCACCGCTCCAGCTACGACGCGTGGGAGGAGGCCGGTGCGACCGGCTGGAACTTCCTGAACCTGGTGCCCTACCTCAAACGCGCCGAGCACGCCGCCGGCATGGACCCGCGCTGGCGCGGCCACGGCGGCCCGATGGCGGTGGGTCCCGGGCCGATGGCCGAGCCCGGTTCGTTCTACGACGCCTGCTACCGCGCGGCCGAGGAGGCGGGCGCGCCGTTCACCGCCGACGGCAACGGCCGGGTCGCGGAAGGTGTGGCCCGCACCGAGATGAACCTCGTCGGTTTCATCCCGCAGAGCGCGTACGCCGCCTACCTGAAACCATTGCGCCGCCCCAACCTCACCGTGCTCACCGGTGCCCGCGCCCGCCAGCTGCTCTTCGACGGCCGCCGCTGCACCGGCGTCGAGTACGTCGTGTCCGGCCGGCCGCGCATCGCGTTCGCCTCGTGTGAGGTCCTGCTCACGGCCGGTGCGATCGGCTCGGCGCAACTGCTGCTGTTGTCCGGCGTCGGACCGGCGGACCACCTGCGGGACAACGGCATCGACGTCGTGCACGACCTGCCGGGCGTCGGCGGGAACCTGCAGGACCACCCCTTCGCCTACGTCACGTACACGAGCCGCATCTCCGCCGACGACGGCCGCGTGCCCGACACCCCGCAGGTGTTGCTGCGCAGCGACCCGATCGAGGACCCGGACCTGCGGCTGGTGTTCACGCACTTCGCGCTGCCGAACGGCCTGCCGGAGAACGGCTACTCGGTGATGTTCTCCTTGCAACGCCCGCACAGCCGCGGCTCCGTCCGACTGGCCGGCACCGACCCGCACGACGTCCCGGTGGTCGACCCCGGCCACTACCGCGACCCGCGCGACCTCGACCTGATGGTGACCGCCCTGCGCCGGGCACGGGAGATGGGCGAGGCCAAGGCGTTGTCCCGCTGGCGGGTCGGCGAGTTCCGGCCGGGCGCGAGCATGGCGTCCGACGAGGAGCTTCGGGCGTACGTGCGGGCTGTGACGGGCTCGTTCCGCCACTTCGCCGGCACCTGCGCGATCGGCCGGGTGGTGGACCCGGCGCTGCGGGTGCACGGGGTCGACGGGGTGCGGGTCGCGGACGCCTCGGTGATGCCGACGATCGTGGCGGCCAACCCGAGCGCGTCGGTGCTGGCGATCGCCGAGCGGGCGGCGGTGCTGGTGGCGCACGAGCTGGAGGCGGAACAACTCGGTCGCGCGACTGGATAG